Proteins co-encoded in one Bacillus paramycoides genomic window:
- the rncS gene encoding ribonuclease III, translated as MPYRKYREKKYETKYREAFKVFQEKIGITFTDEKLLIQAFTHSSYVNEHRKKPHEDNERLEFLGDAVLELTVSQYLFQKYPTMSEGELTKLRAAIVCEPSLVRFANELSFGSLVLLGKGEEMTGGRERPALLADVFEAFIGALYLDQGLETVWGFLKEIVYPKINEGAFSHVMDYKSQLQELIQRDGSGNIEYQILQEKGPAHNREFVSRVTLNNVALGLGSGKSKKEAEQQAAAEALKKLKEQL; from the coding sequence ATGCCGTACCGTAAATATAGAGAAAAAAAATACGAAACAAAATATCGTGAAGCGTTTAAAGTATTTCAAGAAAAGATAGGTATTACGTTTACAGATGAAAAATTATTGATTCAAGCATTTACGCATTCATCGTATGTGAATGAGCATCGAAAAAAACCGCATGAAGACAATGAGCGTCTCGAATTCCTTGGAGATGCAGTATTGGAACTTACTGTATCGCAGTATCTGTTTCAAAAATATCCGACAATGAGCGAAGGAGAGTTAACAAAACTACGTGCAGCTATTGTATGTGAACCCTCTCTTGTTCGTTTTGCAAACGAGTTGTCATTTGGTAGCCTTGTTTTATTAGGAAAAGGTGAGGAAATGACAGGCGGACGTGAACGACCAGCTTTATTAGCGGATGTCTTTGAAGCGTTTATTGGTGCCCTTTATCTTGATCAAGGGCTAGAAACAGTATGGGGCTTCTTAAAAGAAATTGTATACCCTAAAATTAATGAAGGTGCTTTTTCTCATGTGATGGATTATAAGAGTCAATTACAAGAGTTGATTCAGCGTGATGGTAGTGGCAATATTGAGTATCAAATTTTGCAAGAAAAAGGACCGGCTCACAATCGAGAATTTGTGTCACGTGTTACGTTAAATAACGTGGCTTTAGGTCTTGGTAGTGGCAAGTCAAAAAAAGAAGCAGAGCAACAAGCTGCTGCAGAAGCGTTGAAAAAGTTAAAAGAACAACTATAA
- the acpP gene encoding acyl carrier protein, whose translation MADVLERVTKIIVDRLGVEETEVVPAASFKEDLGADSLDVVELVMQLEDEFEMEISDEDAEKIATVGDAVTYIESHL comes from the coding sequence ATGGCAGATGTTTTAGAGCGTGTAACAAAAATCATCGTTGATCGTTTAGGAGTAGAAGAAACAGAAGTAGTACCAGCTGCAAGCTTCAAGGAAGATTTAGGAGCAGACTCCCTAGATGTAGTAGAACTTGTAATGCAATTAGAAGACGAATTCGAAATGGAAATTTCTGATGAAGATGCTGAAAAGATTGCTACTGTTGGCGATGCTGTGACTTACATAGAGAGTCATCTATAA
- the fabG gene encoding 3-oxoacyl-[acyl-carrier-protein] reductase: protein MLKGKVALVTGASRGIGRAIAIDLAKQGANVVVNYAGNEQKANEVVDVIKKLGSDAIAVRADVANAEDVTTMVKQTVDAFGQVDILVNNAGVTKDNLLMRMKEEEWDTVINTNLKGVFLCTKAVSRYMMRQRHGRIVNIASVVGVTGNPGQANYVAAKAGVIGLTKTSAKELASRNITVNAIAPGFIATDMTDVLDENIKAEMLKLIPAAQFGEAQDIANAVTFFASDQSKYITGQTLNVDGGMVM, encoded by the coding sequence ATGTTAAAAGGGAAAGTAGCATTAGTAACGGGTGCTTCACGTGGAATCGGTCGTGCAATTGCGATTGATTTAGCGAAACAAGGTGCAAATGTTGTAGTAAATTATGCTGGTAACGAGCAAAAGGCAAATGAAGTAGTTGATGTAATAAAGAAATTAGGTTCGGATGCAATTGCAGTAAGAGCAGATGTTGCAAATGCTGAAGACGTTACAACTATGGTGAAACAAACTGTAGATGCATTTGGACAAGTTGATATTCTTGTAAATAATGCAGGTGTAACAAAAGATAATTTATTAATGCGTATGAAAGAAGAAGAATGGGATACAGTTATTAATACAAACCTAAAAGGTGTATTCTTATGTACAAAGGCAGTATCTCGATATATGATGCGTCAACGTCATGGACGTATTGTAAATATCGCTTCGGTTGTCGGAGTAACGGGAAACCCAGGACAAGCAAACTATGTTGCTGCTAAAGCGGGTGTAATTGGATTAACAAAAACATCAGCAAAAGAGTTAGCGAGCCGTAATATTACTGTAAATGCAATTGCTCCTGGATTTATTGCGACAGATATGACAGACGTATTAGATGAAAATATAAAAGCTGAAATGTTAAAATTAATTCCTGCAGCTCAGTTTGGTGAGGCGCAAGATATCGCGAATGCTGTAACATTTTTTGCCTCTGATCAAAGCAAATATATTACAGGTCAAACGTTAAATGTTGATGGTGGTATGGTAATGTAA
- the fabD gene encoding ACP S-malonyltransferase, translating into MGKLAFLFPGQGSQAVGMGKQLAENNKEVANVFAKADEVLQDSLSEVIFEGPQDKLTLTTNAQPALLTTSFAILTALKEYDITPDFVAGHSLGEYSALVAAGAITFEDAVYAVRKRGEYMEEAVPGGEGAMAAILGADPHMLKQVTEEVTSEGYAVQIANMNSTKQIVISGTKQGVEIASQRAKENGAKRAVPLKVSGPFHSSLMKPAAEKFQSVLNEITIQDTNIPVIANVTADVITSGAHIQEKLIEQLYSPVLWYPSIEYMVSQGVDTFIEIGPGKVLAGLMKSIDSSVKAYAIYDEETLQDTISNLRGEN; encoded by the coding sequence ATGGGAAAACTAGCATTTCTTTTTCCGGGCCAAGGTTCACAGGCAGTTGGAATGGGTAAACAGTTAGCAGAGAATAATAAAGAGGTTGCAAATGTATTTGCAAAAGCAGATGAGGTATTGCAAGATTCACTTTCAGAAGTGATTTTTGAAGGGCCGCAAGACAAGCTTACGCTAACAACAAATGCGCAACCAGCCTTATTAACAACGAGTTTTGCTATTTTGACAGCTTTAAAAGAGTATGATATTACACCAGACTTTGTCGCAGGGCATAGTTTAGGTGAATATAGCGCTCTTGTAGCGGCGGGTGCAATAACTTTTGAAGACGCAGTATATGCTGTAAGGAAACGTGGGGAATATATGGAAGAAGCTGTTCCTGGCGGAGAAGGTGCAATGGCGGCTATTTTAGGTGCTGATCCACATATGCTGAAACAAGTTACAGAAGAAGTAACAAGTGAAGGATATGCAGTACAAATTGCTAATATGAATAGTACGAAGCAAATTGTGATTTCTGGAACAAAGCAAGGAGTCGAGATTGCTTCTCAAAGAGCGAAAGAAAATGGTGCAAAGAGAGCTGTTCCGCTTAAGGTAAGTGGACCGTTCCACTCTTCGCTTATGAAGCCAGCAGCGGAGAAATTCCAAAGTGTCTTAAATGAAATTACAATTCAAGATACGAATATTCCGGTTATTGCAAATGTAACAGCAGACGTTATTACAAGTGGTGCGCATATTCAAGAAAAGCTAATCGAGCAGCTCTATTCGCCTGTCTTATGGTACCCATCCATTGAATACATGGTGAGTCAAGGGGTAGATACATTTATTGAGATTGGACCTGGGAAAGTACTTGCTGGACTTATGAAGTCAATTGATTCATCAGTGAAAGCATACGCGATATATGATGAAGAGACATTACAAGATACCATTTCGAATTTGAGAGGAGAAAACTGA
- the plsX gene encoding phosphate acyltransferase PlsX, which translates to MKIAIDAMGGDHAPKAVVLGAMKAIKEYSDLHITLVGKEEEIRQYLTSEERITILHTDEKIESTDEPVRAVRRKKQASMVLAAQQVKDGVADACISAGSTGALMAAGLFVVGRMEGIERPALSPTMPTVDGEGFVMLDVGANVDAKPIHLYQYAVMGSVYAEKVRGIKNPRVGLLNVGTEDGKGNELSKQVFAMLKDAPINFVGNVESRDLLQGVADVVVCDGFTGNVALKSLEGTALALFSMLKEQLMSSFTSKLAAAVLKPKLMVLKDKMDYSEYGGAALFGLKAPVIKAHGSSNDQSIFSAIRQTREMVAKEVIPTISSVMEKEPLQ; encoded by the coding sequence ATGAAAATCGCAATAGATGCAATGGGCGGCGATCATGCTCCAAAGGCTGTCGTACTAGGGGCAATGAAAGCTATTAAGGAATATTCTGATTTACATATTACGTTAGTAGGGAAAGAAGAGGAAATTCGTCAATACTTAACGAGTGAAGAACGAATTACTATACTTCATACAGATGAAAAAATCGAATCGACAGATGAACCAGTAAGGGCAGTTCGTCGAAAAAAACAAGCTTCAATGGTACTAGCAGCACAGCAAGTGAAAGACGGTGTAGCGGATGCTTGTATATCAGCTGGTAGCACAGGAGCTTTAATGGCGGCTGGATTGTTTGTTGTAGGTCGTATGGAAGGAATTGAGCGACCAGCTTTATCCCCTACAATGCCAACTGTTGATGGAGAAGGTTTTGTTATGTTAGATGTTGGAGCGAACGTTGATGCAAAACCAATTCATTTATATCAATATGCAGTAATGGGATCTGTATATGCTGAGAAAGTAAGAGGGATTAAAAATCCTCGCGTTGGACTTTTAAACGTTGGAACAGAGGATGGCAAAGGTAACGAGCTTTCAAAACAAGTCTTTGCAATGCTTAAGGATGCCCCAATTAATTTCGTTGGGAACGTTGAATCAAGAGATTTATTGCAAGGTGTAGCAGATGTTGTAGTATGTGATGGTTTTACAGGTAATGTAGCACTGAAATCATTAGAAGGAACAGCACTTGCATTATTCTCTATGCTAAAAGAACAGTTAATGAGTTCGTTTACGAGCAAATTAGCAGCAGCGGTATTAAAGCCAAAACTTATGGTATTAAAAGATAAAATGGATTATTCGGAGTATGGAGGAGCGGCATTATTTGGATTGAAGGCTCCTGTCATTAAGGCTCACGGTTCTTCCAATGACCAATCGATATTTAGTGCGATTCGTCAGACGAGAGAAATGGTAGCGAAAGAAGTTATTCCTACTATTTCAAGCGTAATGGAGAAAGAGCCACTCCAATAA
- the fapR gene encoding transcription factor FapR, giving the protein MKKRRSKKERQELLQQTIETNPFITDEDLAEKFQVSIQTVRLDRMELSIPELRERIKHVATKQHEEDVKSLPLEEVVGEIIDIELDRHAISIFEVKVEHVFKRNQIARGHHLFAQANSLAVAVIDEELALTAKSTIRYIRPVKLGERVVAKARVEDVENDKGRTIVKVRSFVGEELVFTGTFEMYRSSNYSEEGNNL; this is encoded by the coding sequence ATGAAAAAAAGAAGAAGTAAAAAAGAAAGACAAGAATTATTACAACAAACTATAGAAACGAATCCTTTTATTACGGATGAAGATTTAGCAGAAAAATTTCAAGTGAGTATACAAACCGTACGTCTTGATCGTATGGAATTATCTATTCCTGAATTAAGAGAAAGAATTAAACATGTAGCTACAAAGCAACATGAAGAAGATGTGAAATCTTTACCGTTAGAAGAGGTTGTCGGAGAAATTATCGATATAGAATTAGATAGACATGCGATTTCTATTTTTGAAGTGAAGGTAGAACACGTATTTAAAAGAAATCAAATTGCCCGTGGGCACCATTTGTTTGCACAAGCAAACTCACTAGCTGTTGCAGTTATTGATGAAGAATTAGCATTAACTGCAAAGTCTACCATTCGATACATTCGTCCTGTAAAATTAGGAGAGCGTGTCGTTGCGAAAGCGCGCGTTGAAGATGTAGAGAATGATAAAGGACGGACGATTGTCAAAGTGCGTAGCTTTGTTGGAGAAGAACTTGTTTTTACAGGCACTTTTGAAATGTATCGATCTAGTAATTATAGTGAGGAAGGTAACAACTTATGA